One Myxosarcina sp. GI1 genomic window carries:
- a CDS encoding glycosyltransferase family 2 protein, which yields MNLSYTQLVSVEHIYILLALALLIPIAVLFIECLAALLPNQKQVDLKAASLKSRPKVAVLIPAYNEEALIGKTLASVLPQLTKQDELIVIADNCSDRTVEIAREYTATVIERKNTSHRGKGYALDCGIEFVSKLPPEVVIILDGDCIIAPNTIEHLTRQAIATGRPVQATYLMEQPDETSLKDRISMFALTVKNFVRLLGLNRLGYHCLLTGSGMAFPWSIISQVPLADDNLVEDMQLGIDLAIAGYSPLFCSTAKVIGALPRRSQAATIQKTRWEHGHLSTLRTQVPRLLKEAWMQRRLDLVFMALDLSVPPLSLLVTIWFVVTVMGITAGILQGQWNLGIYLTIFEGILLVVAILAAWAKFGRQILSLKALLSIPVYVFWKLPIYFAFFNQPQQQWIRTEREVPNSQLSKSTART from the coding sequence ATGAATTTAAGTTACACACAATTAGTATCGGTAGAGCATATTTATATTTTGCTTGCCTTAGCATTATTAATACCGATCGCGGTTTTATTTATTGAATGTCTGGCTGCTTTGTTACCCAACCAAAAACAAGTTGACCTAAAGGCAGCTAGTTTGAAATCACGACCAAAAGTTGCTGTATTGATTCCAGCATATAACGAGGAAGCCTTAATTGGAAAAACTCTTGCTTCGGTGCTGCCTCAGCTAACCAAGCAAGACGAACTAATAGTCATTGCCGACAATTGCAGCGATCGCACGGTAGAAATAGCAAGAGAATATACTGCTACAGTAATCGAACGAAAAAATACCTCTCATAGAGGAAAAGGATATGCGTTAGACTGCGGCATTGAGTTTGTTAGCAAGCTTCCCCCAGAAGTTGTGATAATTCTCGATGGAGATTGTATTATCGCGCCAAACACTATCGAACACCTTACAAGACAAGCGATCGCTACGGGTAGACCAGTTCAAGCTACTTACTTAATGGAACAGCCAGATGAAACCAGTCTCAAAGACCGTATTTCTATGTTTGCTCTGACGGTCAAAAACTTCGTACGTCTGCTTGGTTTAAATCGTCTGGGATATCATTGCCTACTTACGGGTTCGGGTATGGCTTTTCCCTGGTCAATTATTAGTCAAGTTCCACTAGCTGACGATAATTTAGTTGAGGACATGCAGCTTGGTATAGACTTAGCTATTGCGGGGTATTCACCGCTATTTTGTTCGACAGCAAAAGTAATAGGTGCTTTGCCTCGCAGAAGCCAGGCTGCTACCATTCAAAAAACTCGCTGGGAACACGGTCATTTATCTACTTTACGCACTCAAGTTCCTCGTCTACTTAAAGAAGCATGGATGCAACGACGTTTAGATTTAGTTTTTATGGCATTGGATCTATCCGTTCCTCCTCTATCTCTTTTGGTTACTATTTGGTTCGTGGTGACAGTAATGGGAATAACCGCAGGAATTTTACAAGGACAGTGGAACCTTGGTATTTATCTGACAATCTTTGAAGGAATACTCTTAGTCGTGGCTATTTTGGCAGCCTGGGCTAAATTTGGTCGTCAAATACTTTCTTTAAAAGCTTTGTTAAGCATACCTGTCTATGTCTTTTGGAAGCTTCCTATATATTTTGCTTTTTTCAATCAACCTCAGCAGCAATGGATTCGGACAGAACGAGAGGTTCCAAACAGTCAGCTTTCAAAAAGTACCGCCAGAACTTAA
- a CDS encoding pentapeptide repeat-containing protein, which translates to MKQHIEQLFKKYIVNNKNTDENLFYVNDLSKTSLIEADLESANFNRFNLREANLSKAFLYKADFGYANLKKATFKEAQMWFVDLGQANLEEANLEEANLKNAYLWKANLSLANLQKAYLKNANLVQANLWRADLRYADLRGTNLQGTILKAVRIDRAKYNHQTIFPKDFDPINSGMMLQKNEVTI; encoded by the coding sequence ATGAAGCAACATATAGAGCAGTTATTTAAAAAATATATAGTCAATAATAAAAATACTGACGAAAATTTGTTTTATGTTAACGATTTAAGTAAAACTAGTTTGATAGAAGCAGATTTAGAATCAGCCAACTTCAACAGATTTAACTTGAGAGAGGCAAATTTATCTAAAGCTTTTTTATATAAAGCAGATTTTGGTTATGCCAACTTAAAAAAAGCAACTTTTAAAGAAGCCCAAATGTGGTTTGTAGATTTAGGACAAGCTAATTTAGAGGAAGCTAATTTAGAAGAGGCAAACCTCAAAAATGCTTATTTATGGAAAGCTAATCTATCTTTAGCTAACTTACAAAAAGCTTATTTAAAAAATGCCAATTTAGTACAGGCAAATCTTTGGCGGGCCGATTTAAGATATGCAGACCTTAGAGGAACCAATCTTCAAGGAACCATTTTAAAAGCAGTACGTATAGACAGAGCAAAATATAACCATCAAACTATTTTTCCCAAAGATTTCGATCCAATTAACTCGGGAATGATGTTACAAAAAAATGAAGTTACAATTTAA
- a CDS encoding tyrosine-protein kinase domain-containing protein, translating into MQNLLNDFENEPIAPVQQGFNFSGLLKTVKRNALPIAGISGVITLVTWLASSTLPTYSGDFQLLVEPVTSEAKYSEPSTLTSSSKAGNVGSLEMDYSTVITILKSPAMLASIGDRVRLQYPSFTQKELRDNLKIKRLNIEDEDMLDRTKIIEVSYEDSNPELVSLVLDEAAQKYLSYSLEDRKNEISQGVEFIEQQLPELNQRVSNLQIKLQQLREQNKFIDPEAKGEDLLKEINNANLQFLQTQSELEQQKALKRNLEQQLNMSPQEATQALTLSESPNYQKLLDSLKTLEIDISAKTALFQNDSPQLQTLYDERQKLLTLLDRETQRILGQSYNSKLQNSPLLKFQSSVNSNMIQQLVAATNQAKLLEIQLSSLASLKSKLEQQSQQLPKVSRQYTEVKKELAIASQTLEQLLTQRDALRVELAQSQVPWEIVSSPQLLSDATGNPAPLPGDSEKKLMMLFMGSLFLGVGTSVVFEKSRDIFYSAEDIVEQVDSPLLGVIPFNSEDEREEVNSNYSVLDAFDSLYANIKLRFNDRQIHSLIISSVSEKDEKSAIALLLAETAAAMGQKVLLVDANFRTPSIHYKLNLANNTGLSDLLCEQTDLDFNDFIQRDPQRANLFVLTSGEVLPNSTRMLASDRMQNLNQKFQETFDLVIYDTSAFLTYMDTSFLAAHADGIIMVVKVGQTQKSSVIKAVDQIEKFQLKNLGVIALDSEKQDL; encoded by the coding sequence ATGCAAAACTTACTTAATGATTTTGAAAACGAACCAATTGCTCCAGTTCAGCAGGGATTTAATTTTTCTGGTTTATTAAAAACTGTCAAAAGAAATGCTTTACCTATTGCAGGAATTTCTGGCGTTATAACTTTGGTTACTTGGCTCGCCAGTTCTACTCTACCTACCTATAGTGGCGATTTTCAACTCTTGGTAGAGCCAGTGACATCAGAAGCGAAATATTCTGAGCCTAGCACTCTTACTAGTTCTAGTAAAGCAGGAAATGTAGGTTCTTTAGAAATGGATTACTCTACGGTAATCACAATTTTAAAAAGTCCTGCAATGCTGGCTTCTATTGGCGATCGCGTGCGGCTTCAGTATCCATCTTTTACTCAAAAAGAACTTCGAGATAATTTAAAAATAAAAAGACTTAACATAGAAGACGAAGATATGTTAGATAGAACCAAAATTATCGAAGTAAGCTATGAAGATTCAAATCCCGAATTGGTGAGTTTGGTTTTAGATGAAGCTGCCCAAAAGTATTTAAGTTACTCTCTTGAAGATCGCAAAAACGAAATTAGTCAGGGTGTTGAATTTATCGAACAACAACTGCCAGAACTAAATCAGCGTGTAAGTAATCTACAAATAAAATTACAGCAATTAAGAGAACAAAATAAATTTATCGATCCCGAAGCTAAAGGCGAAGATTTACTTAAAGAAATCAATAATGCAAATTTGCAGTTTTTACAAACTCAAAGTGAATTAGAACAGCAAAAAGCACTAAAAAGAAATCTAGAGCAACAATTAAATATGAGTCCTCAAGAAGCGACTCAAGCACTCACCCTTAGCGAAAGTCCTAACTACCAAAAACTTTTGGACAGTTTAAAGACATTAGAAATTGATATTTCTGCCAAAACAGCGTTATTTCAAAACGATAGTCCTCAATTACAAACGCTGTACGACGAACGCCAAAAGCTGCTTACTTTATTAGATAGAGAAACCCAGCGCATTTTAGGACAGAGCTATAATAGCAAACTCCAAAATTCTCCTTTGCTGAAATTTCAAAGTTCAGTTAATTCAAATATGATTCAGCAGCTAGTGGCAGCTACAAATCAAGCAAAACTATTAGAAATTCAGCTTAGTTCTTTAGCAAGCCTTAAAAGTAAGCTAGAACAACAGTCACAGCAATTACCCAAAGTATCTCGCCAATACACTGAAGTTAAAAAAGAATTAGCTATTGCCAGCCAAACTTTAGAGCAACTTTTGACTCAAAGAGATGCTTTAAGAGTTGAATTAGCACAAAGTCAAGTTCCCTGGGAAATCGTATCTTCTCCTCAATTATTAAGTGATGCTACAGGTAATCCCGCTCCGCTTCCTGGAGACTCGGAAAAGAAACTAATGATGCTGTTTATGGGCAGCTTGTTTTTGGGAGTTGGAACTAGCGTTGTTTTTGAAAAATCTCGCGATATTTTTTATAGTGCCGAAGATATTGTAGAGCAGGTAGATTCACCTCTTTTAGGTGTGATTCCTTTTAATAGCGAAGACGAGCGTGAAGAGGTTAATTCTAACTATTCAGTTCTAGATGCTTTTGACTCACTCTATGCAAACATTAAGTTGCGTTTCAACGACCGACAAATACATTCGTTGATAATATCTTCTGTATCGGAAAAAGATGAAAAATCTGCTATTGCACTACTTCTAGCCGAAACAGCAGCAGCAATGGGTCAAAAAGTCTTACTCGTCGATGCCAACTTCCGCACTCCTAGTATTCATTACAAATTAAATCTTGCTAATAATACAGGATTGAGCGACTTGCTTTGCGAGCAAACAGATTTAGATTTTAATGATTTTATTCAGCGAGATCCCCAAAGAGCAAATCTATTTGTGTTAACTTCAGGAGAAGTATTGCCAAATTCAACCAGAATGCTGGCTTCCGATCGCATGCAAAATTTAAACCAAAAGTTTCAGGAAACGTTCGATCTGGTAATTTACGATACGTCAGCTTTTCTTACTTATATGGACACTAGCTTTTTAGCCGCTCATGCAGATGGAATTATTATGGTTGTCAAAGTTGGACAAACTCAAAAGTCTTCAGTAATAAAAGCCGTAGACCAAATTGAGAAATTTCAGTTGAAAAATCTTGGAGTAATTGCCTTAGACAGTGAAAAGCAAGATTTATAG
- a CDS encoding J domain-containing protein, translating into MSFAIENGLFKLKITDYHAILAVSLDADAKQIRLRYLKIAQKLHPDTCKSNKQLASEILSKLVNPAYEKLSRQNTFAEHQIVLTQLGKRLAEKKDQIAISNEFAKELAQANDKLETIYDRHLKSLAAKQYESLEQVSENIALLSELNLVYLMLKCERDVSREEKVKRQQPKPSASQPAPTKIQKNPTQSPTEETTAESIVDSYLRRAKQYLEKNSILEAIAELRDALKIEPQNSSIHALLGKAYLQQRQLTMAKVHINKACQANPKDPVALESKKELEKLTKNTDKSKSTNPNLKNKSDSSNSNGFFGGLFGSKKK; encoded by the coding sequence ATGTCCTTTGCGATCGAAAACGGGCTATTCAAACTCAAAATAACCGACTATCATGCAATTTTAGCGGTGTCATTGGATGCAGATGCCAAACAAATACGTTTGAGGTATTTAAAAATCGCCCAAAAATTACATCCCGATACTTGTAAAAGCAATAAACAGCTAGCTAGTGAAATTTTATCCAAGCTAGTCAATCCAGCTTACGAAAAATTATCTCGTCAAAATACTTTTGCCGAACATCAAATAGTTTTAACTCAGTTAGGTAAACGTTTGGCAGAAAAAAAAGACCAAATCGCCATATCTAACGAGTTTGCTAAAGAGCTAGCTCAAGCAAATGATAAATTAGAGACTATATACGATCGCCATTTAAAAAGTCTTGCTGCAAAACAATATGAATCGTTAGAGCAAGTATCGGAAAATATTGCGCTATTGAGCGAACTCAATCTAGTTTATTTGATGCTTAAGTGCGAGCGCGATGTTAGCCGAGAAGAGAAAGTAAAGCGACAACAACCAAAACCCAGTGCTTCACAACCAGCACCGACAAAGATTCAAAAAAACCCTACTCAATCTCCAACTGAGGAAACAACAGCTGAATCGATTGTCGATTCTTATTTACGTCGCGCCAAACAATATTTGGAAAAAAATAGTATTTTAGAAGCAATTGCGGAACTTCGAGACGCACTTAAAATAGAACCTCAGAACAGTTCGATTCACGCTTTGTTGGGTAAGGCATATCTTCAGCAAAGACAACTAACAATGGCAAAAGTACATATCAATAAAGCTTGTCAGGCAAACCCCAAAGATCCTGTAGCTCTAGAAAGTAAAAAAGAATTAGAAAAGCTAACCAAAAATACAGATAAATCTAAATCTACCAATCCAAATCTGAAAAATAAATCTGATTCATCTAATAGTAATGGATTTTTTGGTGGTTTATTTGGCTCGAAGAAAAAGTAG
- a CDS encoding ABC transporter ATP-binding protein: MTAKRRLRDILVNAPQLLRLVWQATPRYLLLSLGVTACSSLLPALMLLVNKAIVDLVVANWGNSNFVWQPLVKLVLMRLGLSLLQSILTQANLYIAQIFNDRFVFHANKVLLERAASLDLTHFESSEFYDTLNRAQNSGSVYPKRVVEVLNSLFGQGITLISLLGLLLQFNWAIVPLLVLTSLPAFWTSIVYSGRRFWMMRRETESGRLSDYLQHVLTDRAFAKEVRLFNLARHLLEQWQNIRTDFNRKSAAIAAEYTKMRGISGILVNLGFYFAYGWTLVQTIRGEITIGDFTMYTGAFSQAQQVFPSILESLARVYEFNLYVSQYFEFLSLKPRVIDTVRPLSFPQPIRQGLVLKDVSFTYPGATQPTLRNLNLEVKPGESIALVGLNGAGKTTLLKLITRLYDVSSGVIILDGIPLQQISLSELRDNIGVLNQDFARYQLSAKDNISFGNLSRRDDLASIERAAVAAGADRVVASLERGYQTILGKMFKGGIDLSGGQWQKIGMARAFMTDAPILILDEPTAALDAIAEYELFAKFRALTAGKMTFFVSHRFSTVQLADRIVVLEQSRIVEVGSHRELMARSGLYSQMFQLQAESYKLD, encoded by the coding sequence TTGACTGCTAAAAGACGACTGCGAGACATTTTAGTTAATGCCCCTCAACTATTACGCCTAGTTTGGCAAGCTACACCCAGATACTTGTTACTTTCTTTAGGAGTAACTGCCTGTAGCTCTTTACTACCTGCCCTCATGTTGCTAGTCAATAAAGCGATCGTCGATTTAGTAGTTGCTAATTGGGGCAATAGCAATTTTGTTTGGCAACCCTTAGTCAAGCTAGTATTAATGCGCTTGGGGCTGAGCTTATTGCAAAGTATTTTGACACAAGCCAATCTCTATATCGCGCAAATTTTTAACGATCGCTTTGTCTTTCATGCGAATAAAGTATTGCTAGAAAGAGCGGCAAGTTTGGATTTAACTCATTTTGAATCTTCAGAATTTTACGACACTCTCAATCGCGCTCAAAACAGCGGTAGCGTCTATCCTAAAAGAGTAGTTGAAGTCTTAAATTCTCTGTTCGGACAGGGAATAACTCTAATAAGTCTTTTAGGTTTACTGCTACAGTTTAACTGGGCAATCGTGCCGCTTTTGGTGCTGACTTCTTTACCTGCTTTCTGGACGAGTATTGTCTATTCGGGTAGACGCTTTTGGATGATGCGCCGCGAAACCGAAAGCGGTAGATTATCAGATTACTTACAGCATGTTTTAACCGATCGCGCTTTTGCCAAAGAAGTTCGTTTATTTAACTTAGCCAGACATCTACTAGAACAGTGGCAGAACATTCGCACCGATTTTAATCGCAAATCTGCGGCGATCGCGGCTGAATACACCAAAATGCGTGGTATTTCGGGAATTTTAGTTAATCTGGGGTTTTATTTCGCCTATGGTTGGACTTTGGTTCAAACCATTAGAGGAGAGATTACTATAGGCGACTTCACTATGTACACTGGTGCTTTTAGTCAAGCACAACAGGTTTTTCCCAGTATTTTAGAAAGTTTGGCTCGGGTGTACGAATTTAATCTTTATGTCTCGCAATACTTTGAGTTTTTGAGCCTAAAGCCACGAGTAATCGATACCGTTCGTCCCCTATCTTTCCCCCAACCCATACGCCAGGGTTTGGTTTTAAAAGATGTTTCCTTTACCTATCCTGGAGCAACTCAACCTACATTACGTAACTTAAATTTAGAGGTAAAACCTGGGGAAAGTATTGCTTTGGTAGGATTGAATGGTGCGGGTAAAACTACTCTCTTAAAATTAATTACTCGTCTTTATGATGTCAGTTCGGGAGTTATAATCCTTGACGGTATTCCCTTACAGCAAATAAGCCTAAGCGAGTTACGCGATAATATTGGGGTACTAAATCAAGATTTTGCCCGCTATCAACTTAGTGCCAAAGATAATATCAGTTTTGGCAATCTATCGCGGCGAGACGATCTCGCCTCTATCGAACGAGCGGCAGTAGCCGCAGGTGCAGATCGAGTAGTTGCTTCTTTGGAACGGGGTTATCAAACTATTTTGGGCAAAATGTTTAAAGGCGGAATCGATCTTTCAGGGGGACAATGGCAAAAAATCGGTATGGCAAGAGCGTTTATGACCGATGCTCCAATTCTAATTTTAGACGAACCCACTGCCGCCCTCGATGCGATCGCCGAATACGAGCTATTTGCCAAATTTCGCGCTCTTACCGCAGGTAAAATGACCTTTTTTGTCAGCCATCGTTTTTCTACGGTACAGTTAGCAGATCGCATTGTAGTTTTAGAACAAAGTCGCATCGTCGAAGTAGGTTCCCATCGCGAACTAATGGCTCGTTCTGGTTTATATTCGCAGATGTTTCAACTACAGGCAGAAAGCTACAAATTAGATTGA
- a CDS encoding tetratricopeptide repeat protein: MSEPTSLSDRYFQLIDRIVDNTLKGKIASTERVYRMLLQSVEVGTGEIFERCLAQRISTTQTQLASKLKATRILKALETIEKQWQRWQQENQATVEVTTAVEQILAAEREQYFQAMVEALDPNRERPLNQDKLAKLGQELSSAAKRETDSQLASDLQQLAAGIERGVQSFTAIEPDLISWIYDSGSRFSGFGAEKPNPWRTWSQKVDSLLPKQLFQCLAQSQPLTNIGQVANNLELKAWVELAVLLQYLQRGLVTWFDKQPYNSKFGKQLSYSTFLTFAVVWCELWQMLINSRGKLARGCFLMMLQILRTFARRDDFPLYSGVFVSFSGEYLQNTLEYFDEPLKQAAETTEKARILTLLGYSQRTVGQYAKAAIFHEEALAIARQAKDLDCEIANLNHLSRTYANQKDYSEAINSSQRALILARQVGDKLGEANALVNLGYSQVLSARQLDSINSEVYSEAIQYLERGVELADWQGDFQSQAFGYSSLGIAYVILTRPTEASAALTKGAELAQYSKDVYLQGLSFSYMAEACYTIENRANAVGFGSVGMYLLKQINSTEWRQAAGLLTILQGQIGEAEFNSLLQQQRSQIIALIGVDGYDYVPELLAEYRQR, encoded by the coding sequence GTGTCCGAACCAACATCATTATCCGATCGCTATTTTCAATTAATCGATCGCATTGTAGACAATACTCTTAAAGGCAAAATTGCCTCTACAGAGCGAGTCTATAGAATGTTATTACAGTCAGTAGAGGTAGGTACGGGAGAAATATTTGAACGCTGTCTGGCGCAGAGAATTAGCACAACTCAAACTCAGTTAGCTTCTAAGCTCAAGGCAACGCGAATTTTGAAAGCTTTAGAAACAATCGAAAAACAGTGGCAGAGGTGGCAACAGGAAAATCAAGCCACTGTAGAGGTAACTACCGCTGTAGAACAAATTTTAGCAGCAGAAAGAGAGCAATACTTTCAGGCGATGGTTGAAGCGCTCGATCCCAACCGAGAGCGACCTCTAAATCAAGATAAATTAGCAAAACTAGGGCAAGAGCTAAGTTCAGCAGCAAAGCGAGAAACCGATAGTCAGTTAGCCTCAGATTTACAGCAGTTAGCTGCTGGTATCGAGCGGGGTGTGCAATCTTTTACAGCTATAGAACCAGATTTAATAAGCTGGATTTATGATTCGGGAAGTCGCTTTAGTGGCTTTGGTGCCGAAAAACCCAACCCTTGGCGCACTTGGTCGCAAAAAGTAGATAGTCTGCTACCAAAACAGCTATTTCAGTGTTTGGCTCAAAGTCAACCTCTAACTAATATCGGACAAGTAGCGAACAATTTAGAATTAAAAGCCTGGGTGGAACTAGCAGTTTTGCTGCAATATTTGCAGCGAGGCTTAGTTACTTGGTTTGACAAACAGCCTTATAACTCTAAGTTTGGCAAACAGCTTTCTTACAGTACGTTTTTGACTTTTGCGGTTGTTTGGTGCGAGCTATGGCAGATGCTTATTAACAGTAGAGGGAAATTAGCACGGGGTTGTTTTTTAATGATGCTGCAAATTTTACGAACTTTTGCCCGACGGGATGATTTTCCTCTTTATAGCGGTGTATTTGTCTCGTTTTCAGGAGAATATTTACAAAACACTTTAGAATATTTTGACGAACCCCTCAAACAAGCGGCAGAAACTACTGAAAAAGCTCGTATTTTAACTTTACTTGGTTATTCCCAAAGAACTGTAGGACAGTATGCCAAAGCAGCAATCTTTCACGAAGAAGCTTTGGCGATCGCTAGACAGGCTAAAGATCTTGACTGTGAAATAGCCAATCTCAATCATCTTAGCCGTACTTATGCCAATCAGAAAGACTATAGCGAAGCGATTAATTCTAGTCAAAGAGCTTTAATTTTAGCGAGACAGGTAGGAGATAAATTAGGTGAAGCTAATGCGCTAGTAAATTTAGGTTACAGTCAGGTTTTGTCAGCGCGTCAGCTAGATAGCATAAACTCTGAAGTTTACAGTGAAGCCATTCAGTATCTAGAACGAGGCGTAGAACTCGCCGATTGGCAGGGGGATTTTCAAAGTCAGGCTTTTGGTTATAGCAGTTTGGGTATAGCATACGTAATTTTAACTCGTCCCACCGAAGCGAGCGCCGCTCTGACTAAAGGTGCAGAGTTAGCGCAATATTCAAAGGATGTCTATCTACAGGGACTGAGTTTTTCCTATATGGCTGAGGCTTGCTATACGATTGAAAATCGTGCCAATGCAGTGGGTTTTGGCAGCGTAGGAATGTATCTTCTCAAACAGATTAACTCTACAGAGTGGCGACAGGCTGCTGGTTTATTGACAATTTTACAAGGACAAATCGGAGAGGCAGAGTTTAATAGTTTATTACAGCAACAGCGATCGCAAATTATAGCTTTAATCGGCGTAGATGGTTATGACTACGTACCAGAGTTATTAGCAGAGTATCGGCAAAGATAA
- a CDS encoding pentapeptide repeat-containing protein: MKLTIVTAIAALSATVSFPTQAENLSDLNQLLSTKECSECELSSSGLVMANLAGAQLQQANLVSANLSQANLMGADLSGANLTGASLNGANLTGANLTGAILNGTDLRDAYMGNTTLTNVDLDAAYVDGVKNLADTAATPEQFHRWGVREAELGNYDAAIAHYRTAIRLDPEFAPAYLGLGIIQYQFDNETAARKNAQIASKLFKTQEHKLGYQTVQNFQQKMDFIREAEANAREREQGASNVGKFMGGVGSLLLKLLL; the protein is encoded by the coding sequence ATGAAATTGACAATTGTAACTGCGATCGCAGCATTATCAGCTACAGTATCCTTTCCTACTCAAGCAGAAAACCTCAGCGATCTCAATCAACTACTCAGTACTAAAGAGTGTTCTGAGTGCGAGCTGAGTAGCTCTGGTTTGGTGATGGCAAACTTAGCAGGAGCGCAGTTACAACAAGCAAATTTAGTCAGTGCCAATCTTAGTCAGGCTAATTTGATGGGTGCGGATTTAAGCGGTGCTAATCTAACTGGTGCTTCTTTAAATGGTGCCAATTTGACGGGGGCAAATTTAACTGGAGCAATTCTCAACGGTACGGATTTGCGAGATGCCTACATGGGCAATACTACTCTTACCAATGTCGATCTCGATGCTGCTTATGTAGATGGAGTTAAAAATTTAGCAGATACTGCCGCCACTCCAGAACAGTTTCATCGTTGGGGTGTCAGAGAAGCAGAACTAGGCAATTACGATGCGGCGATCGCTCATTATCGAACGGCAATTCGTCTCGATCCCGAATTTGCCCCCGCTTATTTGGGTTTGGGAATAATTCAATATCAATTCGATAACGAAACTGCGGCGAGAAAAAATGCCCAAATTGCCTCCAAGTTGTTTAAAACTCAAGAACACAAATTAGGCTATCAAACAGTACAGAATTTTCAGCAAAAAATGGACTTTATTCGTGAGGCAGAAGCCAACGCTAGAGAACGAGAACAGGGTGCTTCCAACGTTGGTAAATTTATGGGTGGAGTCGGTTCGCTACTGTTAAAATTGTTACTTTAA
- a CDS encoding YdeI family protein has product MVKPVENAKQIIVKTRQDLRNWLQQKHLQTEGIWLVTYKKNHQYYLPYNDIVEECLCFGWVDSLPRKLDEKRTMLYLAPRRQGSNWSKANKERVDRLIKNGLMQPAGLTKVDRAKKDGSWSFLDDVEALILPEDLKIALSTDRAANMNFNAFPPSTKRGILEWIKNAKKPETRAKRILETVEKAAQNIRANY; this is encoded by the coding sequence ATGGTGAAGCCTGTTGAAAATGCCAAACAAATTATAGTCAAAACTAGACAAGATTTGAGAAACTGGCTGCAACAAAAACATCTGCAAACTGAAGGTATTTGGTTGGTGACTTATAAAAAAAATCATCAATATTACCTACCTTACAATGACATAGTAGAGGAATGTCTTTGTTTTGGTTGGGTAGATAGTTTGCCGCGCAAGCTCGACGAAAAACGAACGATGCTTTATCTAGCTCCTCGTAGACAAGGTAGCAACTGGTCGAAGGCAAATAAGGAAAGAGTCGATCGCTTAATTAAAAATGGTTTGATGCAGCCTGCGGGATTAACCAAAGTCGATCGCGCTAAGAAAGATGGTTCTTGGTCATTTCTCGATGATGTTGAAGCACTTATCTTGCCAGAAGATTTAAAAATAGCTCTTTCAACAGATCGAGCAGCAAACATGAATTTTAATGCTTTTCCACCCTCAACTAAACGAGGTATTTTGGAATGGATTAAAAATGCCAAAAAACCAGAAACTCGTGCCAAGCGTATTTTAGAAACAGTCGAAAAAGCCGCGCAAAATATTAGAGCCAATTATTAA
- a CDS encoding inositol monophosphatase family protein: MNQPNLDRLQVFLDIATEAALAGGTVLKSLRGKLEDIQEKGRSGDLVTEADKQSEAEILKVLHRHLPEHQILAEESGALGNSDSEYLWAIDPLDGTTNYAHSLPIASTSVGLLIDGVPSVGVIYNPLSGELFRAAKGLPATCDRRPIKVSQTSELANSLLVTGFAYDRRETSDNNYAEFCHLTHLTQGVRRLGSAALDLAWLACGRYDGYWERGLSPWDIAAGVVIVEAAGGTITAYDGSPFELNSGRILATNGALHDNLSQALLETPALSSWK; encoded by the coding sequence ATGAACCAACCCAATCTCGATCGACTGCAAGTTTTTTTAGACATCGCTACCGAAGCTGCTCTAGCAGGAGGAACGGTTTTAAAATCTCTGCGGGGTAAATTAGAAGATATTCAAGAAAAAGGAAGATCTGGCGATTTAGTTACCGAAGCCGACAAACAGTCAGAAGCCGAAATTTTAAAAGTATTGCACCGTCATCTACCCGAACATCAAATTTTAGCTGAAGAGTCGGGAGCGTTAGGCAATAGCGACAGTGAATATCTTTGGGCGATCGATCCCCTCGACGGTACGACAAATTACGCTCACAGTTTGCCCATCGCTTCAACGTCAGTGGGTTTGTTAATTGATGGCGTTCCTAGCGTTGGGGTCATTTACAATCCTTTGAGTGGCGAGCTATTTCGGGCTGCTAAAGGACTGCCTGCAACCTGCGATCGCCGTCCGATAAAAGTTTCTCAAACCTCAGAATTAGCCAATAGCCTCCTAGTTACGGGGTTTGCTTACGATCGCCGCGAAACCTCAGATAACAACTATGCTGAGTTTTGTCATTTAACTCACCTTACCCAAGGCGTACGCCGTCTGGGTAGTGCTGCACTCGATTTGGCTTGGCTAGCTTGTGGCAGATACGACGGTTATTGGGAACGAGGACTCAGCCCCTGGGATATTGCCGCAGGAGTGGTTATTGTCGAGGCAGCAGGTGGTACAATTACAGCTTACGATGGCAGTCCGTTCGAGCTTAATTCTGGGCGTATTTTAGCAACTAACGGTGCGCTGCACGATAATTTGAGTCAAGCTCTACTAGAAACACCTGCTTTGTCTAGTTGGAAGTAG